From a single Apostichopus japonicus isolate 1M-3 chromosome 12, ASM3797524v1, whole genome shotgun sequence genomic region:
- the LOC139976883 gene encoding uncharacterized protein isoform X1 — MDRLSIATVVILGLVLATSLSRGGAESISCDSVYFAELGKPNIIACNVIGDQYYVYWFRGEDTRTFPILSFDDEGEKSPHKEYSFTDNKSLNITNTELKHEGKYTLIVYFNEFDFDTTTTELQVYIRPDPPCPLIDACGTTCTGCQLNVTTFGSLTCYVSGSRPMMDVDWIVTNQSGVSFTKEEQTHKEMDDRWYTEKTIEYTTHGCGANATFRCIASLSDFPLAPLLNSHYSTVRIDKEACKEPPSMEPTSSPKGQVAWPFVVIGIIIVLVVICAIFIAFCLYRRRGKDTTKDTTPDQNTELQTKHTKPKPKTKSLEERKNTLVEGLMKYYEKFCYIKPLPWGEPIPIHALYTTCQCTITSVNGDVSHHASDFLSTPEFHFDNNRVFIIADLGYGKTTYTQNLVSDWVSKMKTPKKDRKDKISEPILIYVHLKEVDPSMILSELVEKMMPFGIDLMVDDIVEIFLNFEFQVLLDGLDELSMSTISTDTSAENHTNDKEERGNLLQDEGENDANLTVENLLDNKINKKKFKRIKVWVTSREVDDMQASFAVPYSKVKLNGFSNSQVNEYIHKTCKYYFKSRAIPQLPLILKSNRKDSKLDATQKAKSNAHNQEMIEIKTTNSDSRPVTEGGCNKAESIKYGNPLNREKNDENINEVTKEMKQNTEEKEQDTAKCSQTVDVEQLQKGEIKDEQIESNKSFTEDANNEANEGNMAADEVSDEVTTKLIPNDHHEIKQGESEQKDNTVPRNDMQAPVACDTSEILSKKVTECMELNEISHNFSETPLLLIMIVHIITCRMLDPTGKYKEVNVNKLTTIIRLVITCLESRYVQKVNNLSIQEDIKSLEDSLGKIAFENKMSLSLGKREYWNDKLGEEETQLALAIGLLKYSKKVGSGGSHLEELAFSSYAGIMFYHEFFQEFLAAQYVPESDEEWAWIDEFIKKSTDDATVRLLQFMFGMNHARLDKAVKSLVKEQKMWNNLIKCIYEISNLKKKQAIINGMNNEARKLGGKMIINIKHLDRKHHRVAFTDFCDACNASDVKLRKMTLREECAIDFIKDVTLPSLKFLIFLEMNVNEDQFVSIITSLTGRKCPEILQFVKCSVPMDLKEKAKQTVESALKGLDMRIYDCEKTSNATVRVPKFNPKKGNWENELFPERM; from the exons ATGGATCGACTGAGTATTGCAACGGTTGTTATCCTGGGTTTAGTTTTAGCGACATCACTTAGTAGAGGGG GAGCAGAAAGTATTAGCTGTGACAGCGTGTACTTTGCAGAATTAGGCAAGCCGAACATCATTGCCTGTAACGTTATCGGTGAtcaatattatgtgtattggtTTAGAGGTGAAGATACGCGTACTTTTCCAATACTTTCTTTTGACGACGAAGGAGAAAAATCCCCGCATAAGGAGTACAGCTTTACCGACAACAAATCCTTGAATATAACCAACACAGAACTTAAGCACGAAGGAAAATACACGttaatagtttattttaatgaatttgaCTTTGATACAACTACAACAGAACTGCAAGTGTACA TTCGACCCGATCCTCCGTGCCCACTGATTGATGCCTGTGGTACGACCTGTACTGGATGTCAACTGAACGTTACTACTTTTGGATCACTTACTTGTTATGTGAGTGGCTCTCGACCAATGATGGACGTAGACTGGATTGTAACTAACCAGTCTGGAGTGAGCTTCACCAAAGAAGAGCAAACTCATAAAGAAATGGATGACAGATGGTACACTGAGAAAACCATTGAATACACAACACATGGTTGTGGAGCAAATGCTACTTTCAGATGCATCGCTTCCTTGTCAGACTTTCCGCTTGCTCCTCTTCTTAATTCTCACTACAGCACTGTTAGGATAGATAAAG AAGCCTGCAAAGAGCCTCCTTCAATGGAACCCACGAGTAGCCCTAAAGGTCAAGTCGCCTGGCCCTTCGTCGTTATTGGAATTATAATTGTCTTAGTTGTAATATGCGCCATTTTCATTGCTTTCTGTTTGTACAGAAGAAGAGGTAAGG ATACGACTAAAGATACCACTCCGGATCAAAACACG GAATTGCAGACCAAACATACGAAACCCAAACCGAAGACAAAATCACTGGAAG agAGGAAAAATACTTTAGTGGAAGGGCTAATGAAGTACTACGAGAAATTTTGCTACATCAAACCGCTACCGTGGGGTGAACCAATACCGATACATGCTCTTTACACTACATGCCAGTGCACCATCACTAGCGTGAACGGTGACGTCAGTCATCACGCTAGCGACTTTCTGTCTACACCGGAGTTTCATTTCGATAATAATCGAGTCTTTATTATAGCAGATTTAGGTTACGGGAAGACAACCTACACTCAAAACTTGGTTAGCGATTGGGTATCAAAGATGAAAACTCcgaaaaaagacagaaaagatAAAATCAGTGAACCTATACTAATATATGTTCACCTTAAAGAGGTTGATCCTTCCATGATACTTTCCGAACTTGTCGAAAAAATGATGCCTTTTGGAATCGATTTGATGGTAGACgatattgttgaaatatttctgAATTTTGAGTTTCAAGTACTCTTGGATGGGCTTGATGAGCTATCGATGTCAACGATTAGTACCGATACATCTGCCGAGAATCATACTAACGATAAAGAAGAACGTGGCAATCTCCTTCAAGACGAGGGTGAAAATGATGCTAATCTGACGGTCGAAAATTTACTcgataataaaataaacaaaaaaaagtttaaaaggaTCAAGGTTTGGGTAACGTCTCGTGAAGTTGATGACATGCAAGCTTCATTTGCTGTACCATATTCAAAGGTAAAATTAAATGGTTTCAGTAATTCTCAAGTCAATGAGTACATTCATAAAACctgcaaatattattttaaatcaCGAGCAATACCCCAATTACCCTTGATCCTAAAATCAAATCGGAAAGACTCTAAGTTAGACGCCACACAAAAAGCCAAATCGAATGCACACAACCAAGAGATGATTGAAATAAAGACGACAAATAGCGACAGCCGGCCGGTGACAGAGGGAGGATGTAACAAAGCCGAAAGTATTAAGTATGGAAATCCGTTGAATAGGGAGAAGAATGATGAAAACATAAATGAGGTTaccaaagaaatgaaacaaaacactGAAGAGAAAGAACAAGACACAGCCAAATGCAGCCAAACTGTTGATGTGGAGCAACTtcaaaaaggagaaataaaagACGAGCAGATAGAATCAAATAAAAGTTTTACAGAAGATGCCAACAACGAAGCAAATGAAGGTAACATGGCAGCAGACGAGGTGTcggatgaggtaacaacaaagtTAATTCCCAATGATCATCACGAGATAAAGCAAGGAGAATCAGAGCAGAAAGATAACACTGTTCCAAGAAACGACATGCAGGCCCCGGTAGCTTGTGATACTTCAGAAATACTTTCAAAAAAGGTTACTGAATGTATGGAATTAAACGAAATTTCACATAATTTTTCTGAAACACCCCTTTTGCTGATTATGATTGTTCATATAATTACATGCAGAATGTTAGATCCAACAGGGAAATATAAGGAAGTGAATGTTAACAAACTGACAACAATAATAAGATTAGTGATTACCTGTTTGGAATCCCGATACGTGCAGAAAGTTAATAACCTATCCATTCAAGAAGATATTAAGAGTCTTGAAGACAGCCTTGGTAAAATagcatttgaaaacaaaatgagcCTTTCATTGGGAAAACGCGAGTATTGGAACGATAAACTTGGTGAAGAAGAAACCCAACTTGCCTTAGCCATAGGTTTGCTCAAGTATTCAAAGAAGGTAGGAAGCGGAGGAAGTCACCTAGAAGAACTGGCTTTTTCGTCCTACGCTGGAATcatgttttatcatgaattcTTTCAGGAATTTCTAGCTGCTCAATATGTGCCAGAAAGTGATGAAGAGTGGGCGTGGATAGATGAATTTATAAAAAAGAGTACTGACGATGCAACGGTCAGATTATTACAGTTTATGTTCGGAATGAATCATGCTAGATTGGATAAAGCAGTGAAATCTCTTGTGAAGGAACAGAAAATGTGGAACAATTTGATCAAGTGTATTTATGAAATAAGTAATCTCAAGAAGAAGCAGGCAATTATCAACGGCATGAACAATGAAGCGCGTAAACTGGGTGGGAAAATGATCATTAACATAAAACACCTTGACAGGAAACACCACAGAGTTGCTTTTACAGATTTCTGCGATGCTTGCAATGCTTCCGAT GTAAAACTGAGAAAAATGACACTTAGAGAAGAGTGTGCTATTGACTTCATCAAAGACGTAACACTGCCCTCATTAAAATTCCTGATTTTTCTGGAAATGAACGTCAATGAAGACCAATTCGTCTCAATCATCACCAGCCTAACTGGTCGAAAATGTCCAGAAATTCTACA GTTTGTaaaatgttcggttccgatggACTTAAAAGAAAAAGCCAAACAGACAGTTGAATCAGCTTTGAAGGGATTGGACATGAGAA TATATGACTGTGAGAAGACATCGAATGCTACCGTAAGGGTACCAAAATTCAACCCAAAGAAAGGAAACTGGGAAAACGAACTGTTTCCAGAAAGAATGTAA
- the LOC139976883 gene encoding uncharacterized protein isoform X2 translates to MDRLSIATVVILGLVLATSLSRGGAESISCDSVYFAELGKPNIIACNVIGDQYYVYWFRGEDTRTFPILSFDDEGEKSPHKEYSFTDNKSLNITNTELKHEGKYTLIVYFNEFDFDTTTTELQVYIRPDPPCPLIDACGTTCTGCQLNVTTFGSLTCYVSGSRPMMDVDWIVTNQSGVSFTKEEQTHKEMDDRWYTEKTIEYTTHGCGANATFRCIASLSDFPLAPLLNSHYSTVRIDKEACKEPPSMEPTSSPKGQVAWPFVVIGIIIVLVVICAIFIAFCLYRRRDTTKDTTPDQNTELQTKHTKPKPKTKSLEERKNTLVEGLMKYYEKFCYIKPLPWGEPIPIHALYTTCQCTITSVNGDVSHHASDFLSTPEFHFDNNRVFIIADLGYGKTTYTQNLVSDWVSKMKTPKKDRKDKISEPILIYVHLKEVDPSMILSELVEKMMPFGIDLMVDDIVEIFLNFEFQVLLDGLDELSMSTISTDTSAENHTNDKEERGNLLQDEGENDANLTVENLLDNKINKKKFKRIKVWVTSREVDDMQASFAVPYSKVKLNGFSNSQVNEYIHKTCKYYFKSRAIPQLPLILKSNRKDSKLDATQKAKSNAHNQEMIEIKTTNSDSRPVTEGGCNKAESIKYGNPLNREKNDENINEVTKEMKQNTEEKEQDTAKCSQTVDVEQLQKGEIKDEQIESNKSFTEDANNEANEGNMAADEVSDEVTTKLIPNDHHEIKQGESEQKDNTVPRNDMQAPVACDTSEILSKKVTECMELNEISHNFSETPLLLIMIVHIITCRMLDPTGKYKEVNVNKLTTIIRLVITCLESRYVQKVNNLSIQEDIKSLEDSLGKIAFENKMSLSLGKREYWNDKLGEEETQLALAIGLLKYSKKVGSGGSHLEELAFSSYAGIMFYHEFFQEFLAAQYVPESDEEWAWIDEFIKKSTDDATVRLLQFMFGMNHARLDKAVKSLVKEQKMWNNLIKCIYEISNLKKKQAIINGMNNEARKLGGKMIINIKHLDRKHHRVAFTDFCDACNASDVKLRKMTLREECAIDFIKDVTLPSLKFLIFLEMNVNEDQFVSIITSLTGRKCPEILQFVKCSVPMDLKEKAKQTVESALKGLDMRIYDCEKTSNATVRVPKFNPKKGNWENELFPERM, encoded by the exons ATGGATCGACTGAGTATTGCAACGGTTGTTATCCTGGGTTTAGTTTTAGCGACATCACTTAGTAGAGGGG GAGCAGAAAGTATTAGCTGTGACAGCGTGTACTTTGCAGAATTAGGCAAGCCGAACATCATTGCCTGTAACGTTATCGGTGAtcaatattatgtgtattggtTTAGAGGTGAAGATACGCGTACTTTTCCAATACTTTCTTTTGACGACGAAGGAGAAAAATCCCCGCATAAGGAGTACAGCTTTACCGACAACAAATCCTTGAATATAACCAACACAGAACTTAAGCACGAAGGAAAATACACGttaatagtttattttaatgaatttgaCTTTGATACAACTACAACAGAACTGCAAGTGTACA TTCGACCCGATCCTCCGTGCCCACTGATTGATGCCTGTGGTACGACCTGTACTGGATGTCAACTGAACGTTACTACTTTTGGATCACTTACTTGTTATGTGAGTGGCTCTCGACCAATGATGGACGTAGACTGGATTGTAACTAACCAGTCTGGAGTGAGCTTCACCAAAGAAGAGCAAACTCATAAAGAAATGGATGACAGATGGTACACTGAGAAAACCATTGAATACACAACACATGGTTGTGGAGCAAATGCTACTTTCAGATGCATCGCTTCCTTGTCAGACTTTCCGCTTGCTCCTCTTCTTAATTCTCACTACAGCACTGTTAGGATAGATAAAG AAGCCTGCAAAGAGCCTCCTTCAATGGAACCCACGAGTAGCCCTAAAGGTCAAGTCGCCTGGCCCTTCGTCGTTATTGGAATTATAATTGTCTTAGTTGTAATATGCGCCATTTTCATTGCTTTCTGTTTGTACAGAAGAAGAG ATACGACTAAAGATACCACTCCGGATCAAAACACG GAATTGCAGACCAAACATACGAAACCCAAACCGAAGACAAAATCACTGGAAG agAGGAAAAATACTTTAGTGGAAGGGCTAATGAAGTACTACGAGAAATTTTGCTACATCAAACCGCTACCGTGGGGTGAACCAATACCGATACATGCTCTTTACACTACATGCCAGTGCACCATCACTAGCGTGAACGGTGACGTCAGTCATCACGCTAGCGACTTTCTGTCTACACCGGAGTTTCATTTCGATAATAATCGAGTCTTTATTATAGCAGATTTAGGTTACGGGAAGACAACCTACACTCAAAACTTGGTTAGCGATTGGGTATCAAAGATGAAAACTCcgaaaaaagacagaaaagatAAAATCAGTGAACCTATACTAATATATGTTCACCTTAAAGAGGTTGATCCTTCCATGATACTTTCCGAACTTGTCGAAAAAATGATGCCTTTTGGAATCGATTTGATGGTAGACgatattgttgaaatatttctgAATTTTGAGTTTCAAGTACTCTTGGATGGGCTTGATGAGCTATCGATGTCAACGATTAGTACCGATACATCTGCCGAGAATCATACTAACGATAAAGAAGAACGTGGCAATCTCCTTCAAGACGAGGGTGAAAATGATGCTAATCTGACGGTCGAAAATTTACTcgataataaaataaacaaaaaaaagtttaaaaggaTCAAGGTTTGGGTAACGTCTCGTGAAGTTGATGACATGCAAGCTTCATTTGCTGTACCATATTCAAAGGTAAAATTAAATGGTTTCAGTAATTCTCAAGTCAATGAGTACATTCATAAAACctgcaaatattattttaaatcaCGAGCAATACCCCAATTACCCTTGATCCTAAAATCAAATCGGAAAGACTCTAAGTTAGACGCCACACAAAAAGCCAAATCGAATGCACACAACCAAGAGATGATTGAAATAAAGACGACAAATAGCGACAGCCGGCCGGTGACAGAGGGAGGATGTAACAAAGCCGAAAGTATTAAGTATGGAAATCCGTTGAATAGGGAGAAGAATGATGAAAACATAAATGAGGTTaccaaagaaatgaaacaaaacactGAAGAGAAAGAACAAGACACAGCCAAATGCAGCCAAACTGTTGATGTGGAGCAACTtcaaaaaggagaaataaaagACGAGCAGATAGAATCAAATAAAAGTTTTACAGAAGATGCCAACAACGAAGCAAATGAAGGTAACATGGCAGCAGACGAGGTGTcggatgaggtaacaacaaagtTAATTCCCAATGATCATCACGAGATAAAGCAAGGAGAATCAGAGCAGAAAGATAACACTGTTCCAAGAAACGACATGCAGGCCCCGGTAGCTTGTGATACTTCAGAAATACTTTCAAAAAAGGTTACTGAATGTATGGAATTAAACGAAATTTCACATAATTTTTCTGAAACACCCCTTTTGCTGATTATGATTGTTCATATAATTACATGCAGAATGTTAGATCCAACAGGGAAATATAAGGAAGTGAATGTTAACAAACTGACAACAATAATAAGATTAGTGATTACCTGTTTGGAATCCCGATACGTGCAGAAAGTTAATAACCTATCCATTCAAGAAGATATTAAGAGTCTTGAAGACAGCCTTGGTAAAATagcatttgaaaacaaaatgagcCTTTCATTGGGAAAACGCGAGTATTGGAACGATAAACTTGGTGAAGAAGAAACCCAACTTGCCTTAGCCATAGGTTTGCTCAAGTATTCAAAGAAGGTAGGAAGCGGAGGAAGTCACCTAGAAGAACTGGCTTTTTCGTCCTACGCTGGAATcatgttttatcatgaattcTTTCAGGAATTTCTAGCTGCTCAATATGTGCCAGAAAGTGATGAAGAGTGGGCGTGGATAGATGAATTTATAAAAAAGAGTACTGACGATGCAACGGTCAGATTATTACAGTTTATGTTCGGAATGAATCATGCTAGATTGGATAAAGCAGTGAAATCTCTTGTGAAGGAACAGAAAATGTGGAACAATTTGATCAAGTGTATTTATGAAATAAGTAATCTCAAGAAGAAGCAGGCAATTATCAACGGCATGAACAATGAAGCGCGTAAACTGGGTGGGAAAATGATCATTAACATAAAACACCTTGACAGGAAACACCACAGAGTTGCTTTTACAGATTTCTGCGATGCTTGCAATGCTTCCGAT GTAAAACTGAGAAAAATGACACTTAGAGAAGAGTGTGCTATTGACTTCATCAAAGACGTAACACTGCCCTCATTAAAATTCCTGATTTTTCTGGAAATGAACGTCAATGAAGACCAATTCGTCTCAATCATCACCAGCCTAACTGGTCGAAAATGTCCAGAAATTCTACA GTTTGTaaaatgttcggttccgatggACTTAAAAGAAAAAGCCAAACAGACAGTTGAATCAGCTTTGAAGGGATTGGACATGAGAA TATATGACTGTGAGAAGACATCGAATGCTACCGTAAGGGTACCAAAATTCAACCCAAAGAAAGGAAACTGGGAAAACGAACTGTTTCCAGAAAGAATGTAA